One segment of Curtobacterium sp. MR_MD2014 DNA contains the following:
- a CDS encoding FHA domain-containing protein, producing MPEPVVPQPGGQKTPEQRLVDTTLTFSMDMGAALTAESGVSTEEREAINALPSGSALLVVRRGPNVGARFLLDSDVTTAGRHPAADIFLDDVTVSRKHAQFLRHGTAFSVKDNGSLNGTYFDGVRIDEALLTDGAEVQVGKFRLTFYASRVDLARLATA from the coding sequence ATGCCAGAGCCAGTGGTCCCGCAGCCGGGTGGTCAGAAGACTCCGGAACAGCGGCTGGTCGACACGACCCTGACCTTCAGCATGGACATGGGAGCGGCCCTGACGGCCGAGTCCGGTGTCTCGACCGAGGAGCGCGAGGCGATCAACGCCCTGCCCTCGGGTTCGGCGTTGCTGGTGGTCCGGCGTGGTCCGAACGTCGGCGCGCGGTTCCTCCTCGACTCCGACGTCACGACGGCCGGTCGGCACCCCGCTGCCGACATCTTCCTCGACGACGTGACGGTGTCGCGGAAGCACGCGCAGTTCCTGCGCCACGGCACGGCCTTCAGCGTCAAGGACAACGGGTCGCTGAACGGCACCTACTTCGACGGCGTACGCATCGACGAGGCACTCCTGACCGACGGCGCCGAGGTGCAGGTCGGCAAGTTCCGCCTCACGTTCTACGCATCCCGGGTCGACCTGGCGCGCCTGGCGACCGCGTAG
- the ftsR gene encoding transcriptional regulator FtsR — MAARSAAARAGAAVPDLLTIGQVIARLKPDFPDLSSSKLRFLEERELVTPIRTASGYRKFSAADVERLRIVLGLQRDHYLPLKVIKDYLADLDAGREPVLPGGGDAPRPSILGRERRYTRDETVRAAGASPMLLTDAVSASLLPAADTYGDDAVAVLKALVELQRTGIEPRHLRTMRGVVEREVGLIESALMPVSRRGDATSRAKATELAREIAGQLEVVRSNLIRTAIGRLDA, encoded by the coding sequence GTGGCTGCGCGGTCCGCCGCAGCCCGGGCCGGTGCTGCGGTACCGGACCTGCTCACCATCGGGCAGGTCATCGCCCGGTTGAAGCCCGACTTCCCCGACCTGTCGAGCTCGAAGCTCCGCTTCCTCGAGGAACGCGAGCTCGTCACGCCGATCCGCACCGCCAGCGGGTACCGGAAGTTCTCGGCGGCCGACGTCGAGCGGCTCCGGATCGTGCTCGGTCTGCAGCGTGACCACTACCTGCCGCTCAAGGTCATCAAGGACTACCTCGCCGATCTCGACGCGGGGCGCGAGCCCGTCCTGCCCGGCGGCGGTGACGCCCCGAGACCGTCGATCCTCGGCCGCGAGCGTCGGTACACGCGGGACGAGACCGTCCGCGCTGCAGGTGCCTCGCCGATGCTGCTGACCGACGCGGTCTCGGCGTCGCTGCTGCCCGCGGCCGACACCTACGGCGACGACGCCGTGGCGGTGCTCAAGGCCCTCGTCGAACTGCAGCGCACCGGCATCGAGCCGCGGCACCTGCGCACCATGCGCGGTGTCGTCGAGCGCGAGGTCGGCTTGATCGAGTCGGCCCTCATGCCGGTGTCCCGTCGAGGTGACGCCACCTCGCGGGCCAAGGCGACGGAGCTCGCGCGCGAGATCGCCGGGCAGCTCGAGGTCGTCCGGTCGAACCTGATCCGCACGGCGATCGGCCGACTCGACGCATGA